From the genome of Vitis riparia cultivar Riparia Gloire de Montpellier isolate 1030 chromosome 11, EGFV_Vit.rip_1.0, whole genome shotgun sequence:
TTGAtatctttgatatatatatatatatatatatttatgaaaggAGACTAAAAAGTAGAATACCTACAAATACAATTGAAAAATGAACCacactaattttcaaaactaaactttcTAACATCTTTAGAGAAATTTGACCACCaaataattaattctaaattacAATACTTTTCTTAGTTAGgcaatctattattttatttgcttccttataaatatgatgataattataaatatttagatcTTGAGATAACTTTCAAATATCCCCTATTAATAACATAATAGAACTAGAAATATTACTCCTTTTATTATAACAATCTATAACTATTCTCGAGTCTCCCTCAAATCTCTAGGTTTAAGAACTCATTGTTCTTGGCAATTAACAAGTCATCTTTTAAAGTCATACATTCTACAATAATTATTAAAGCATTATTTATATGCCTACTTGTAACCATTTTTATAGTACCATTATAGTCTCTAATTACCCATCTTGAAACACTTTTATTCTCTATCCTTGAaccatcaaattttaatttgaatctTCCATTATTCTCTACGTTTTAGTCTCTAATTACCtatatgccttgtttttttatttcttcatattCCACTactaatttatttgaagattgcaATCCacatttttaacaaatttaatcaattaaatgtcCCTACATGGATGAATAATATTCACACAAAatataaacacaaaaaactaatttttatatgagtGACACATTATGTAACATTTTCTTTGTGATGTTTTTAGCATTAATTTCACTTTTGTTTAATAGATAGGAATGGGAAGTGCATTAGACACCTTCTGCGGTCAGTCATTTGGAGCAAAACAATATCATATGCTTGGTGTACACAAGCAAAGAGCCATGGTTGTGCTTCTATTGGTTAGCATTCCTGTTGCTTTTATTTGGAACAATACAGGCCATATTCTTGCATCATTGGGACAAGATCCAGAGATATCAGCTGAAGCCGGACTTTATGCTCACTTTATGATACCTAGCATTTTCGCTTTTGCGCTTCTACAATGTCATATCAGATTCTTACAAGCTCAAAATACTGTGGTTCCTATGATGATAACCACAGGATTCACAACTCTACTCCACATCTTCGCTTGTTGGATGCTGGTCTTCAAATCAGGGCTTGGAAACAAAGGGGCTGCACTTGCAAATGCCATCTCTTATTGGATCAATGTCCTATTATTAGCAATTTACATTAGGATCTCCCCTTCCTGCAAGAAAACTTGGACAGGTTTTTCAATGCAGGCCTTCCATGATGTGCTAAAATTTCTAAGACTAGCTATTCCTTCGGCTGTAATGATTTGGTAATCTTCAGGTGCCCTTtcactcaaataataaaattgttgtgtattagaaatattagctAGAATATATCATGTAGTTTCATTCGTTTGGTGTCTTGGAACAGCTTGACAATCTGGTCATTTGAAATGATGGTATTGTTATCTGGTCTTCTTCCTAATCCAAAGCTTGAGACATCAGTTCTATCAATCAGGTACCATATCCCATAATTGCACACTTCAAATGAGTATAAAGTTTTAATATAACAATTCCTTAATTACTAATGaattatgttttttatgttgTAGCCTTAACACGTCTTCAGTAATTTTCATGATACCCTTCGGATTTAGTGGCACAATAAGGTATGTTTCAGTTAGTTTAATTGTTAAAACTCCTATAAATCAGCATGTTGcttcaattattcttttttttcccccttcaGCATAAGAGTTTCAAACGAATTGGGGGCTGGGAGACCACAAGCAGCACAATTAGCAATATATGTTGTGTTATTCATGGTCGCCATAGAAGGCATTTTAGTAGCCACCGCCCTGATCTTAGGGCGTAATTTTTGGGGCTACTCGTATAGCAATGAGGCAAGTGTAGTGAAATATGTTGGAGAAATGATGTTGTTGCTTGCAATATCCCACTTTTTTGATGGCATCCAATCGGTACTTTCAGGTTTGTGCCAATCTGCATTATGTATTTACTTATCAATTAGATCGTTCATAACGATCAAAGTTTTTATGCATATTTGCTTATGCTAAAACTATAaccatgaaaaaatgaaaatgcatATATATTAGATATGTCTAACTCTAGTATTAGCCCCACTATGTCTACATGAAATATCTTAAAATACACAAACATATGTTGGTGTTTCCCACTCTTTGGCTCAATTAAGAATTTATTTCTAACTAGTTGCTATGAATAAGTAATGAAAACACACTTATCCTATTATCTAAAGAAAAGCTTAATCAACATTTTAATCAATTGGGTGActctaataatatttgttagGCGTGGTTAGAGGAAGTGGCAAGCAAAAGATTGGCGCTTTGGTTAACTTAGGAGCTTATTATCTTGTTGGAGTTCCGCTTGGTGTAGTAATAGCTTTCGTCTATCATGGTGGAGGAAAGGTAACTCTTGCTCTTATCTTCAGTCTTTCTCCCACTTGTCatcttgaagaagaaaaaaattaacccATTTGAATTTCTGCTTGGTACACAGGGACTCTGGACGGGAGTTATAGTTTCACTCTTTGTGCAAACAATATCTCTTGCAATCGTAATTCTTTGTACTAATTGGGAGAAAGAAGTATAGTTGCTTTCACCGATATCTATGTACGTggctcaaaattttcttattgaatTCGCTAATTCTCTCTTTCATCTCTTTCTTTTGCAGGCAAAGAAGGCTATTGACAGAGTATATGACTCTATGGCCCTGTGAATGCAGTATCATCAAATTGGCATCGAAGTAACATTGATTTTCTAACTaaatctatataaataattctCAATCTTGTTTGTAATTCATGACTAGAAACCAACTTGCATTTAACATGTAAGCCTATTTGGTTCAGCATTCCGGGATTGTTCATTTCCATTAATGTGTATCTTATAAATTGACTTGTTGAAAGCTTGCCAGTAACATGCGTTTTTCATGCCCCTTTGAGATTAATGAACTTCGAAACCCAGAAAGTACTGAATTTTTTGAGATCCTTGATAGCCAGCAAAGTGCCCTTTAGCCGAAACAGTTTATTGACAAACAAATTGTCATTGCCTGTGAGTGATCATCAACACAAATGAATGAGAAGTACTAATTTGACTGACAATCACTTTTGAACATGAATAACAAAGAATCAGCCTTACTacattcaaaactaattaattagcTGAAATAGACAATTGGTTGAGCCAGTGACAAGAGGCTTGTTACAGGCCCTATAGTCCCTGGCGATTAATTGCTTCATGTATCCTTGAAATGTCCATGGAGAAAGGTGTTTTTCACGTTTTTGACCAATTTTCCCAATTGCAAGTACTGACAACAATGGAGAGAATTAAATGAATTGTTGTTTGCTTACCAACTGGATTGAAAGTTTTGTCGAAATCTTGGCTAGGGACTTGGCCTTAGCCACGGGATGGACTTTGAATCCATGAATAGATCCACTTTCTTTAAATTGTGTTATGAATACCCATTTAATTAGAGCTAAGTACACTAGCATATCGTGGCTGCGGGACAAGTAGCCAAGTTCTATTTGGTTGCAATGCATGGATTCTTCTTTCACGGCCTGAAACCAATGTGGACTCTGAAGCCCATATTCTTGTTATCCATTGCCTGACCCTTAGCCCATATTCTCGAGGATAGGGCCACTGCCAGGACAACAGGCTTCTTGTCAAATGTCTTCTCCAATTATCCCTAGATAAGAATTGTTCTTGTGAGAAAGAGAAGCCTTATTGCTCTTCTTTTATCTCTACAGAAGAAGATTTGTTCCCATGAGAAAGGCCAATTCGGCCCCACGATGACCACAACTTTCTTGTTACCTTCTTCTGTATCTGTTCTCATGAGATAGAAGCCACTAAAAATAATTGGACCTTAGTGATTGACCACATGCCATTTGGTGCATCATGGTCTGGTTATTAAGATATGTAGCTTGGAGGATTGTAATGGTTGTTGTGTCTCTTTGGTCTCTTATTTGGATAAATCCACATTCTACTGCAGCACCCAAAGTGATTACCACAGTTTGGTATTGGGAATAGCCAACAGTTCTCATTTTGGCTGTCTCTCAAGAACAAGAATGTGGCTTAAAGTCTCAACATAGGGTTACTTAAGAATATATTTGGAAGAAGACAAAAGAAAGCAgagatttgaaactaatttgTAATTCTcgctttgttttgttttattttccttgttttcatCTGTTATCAATGAAACCCTTGTATTTTGGATGAATGTAGGAAGATAATAGACATGATTGTCTCACGAAGTAACCATGTACCTTTTTATCGTCTTCATCCGTCATTATCAGGAACTCGAGAAATGTCCAGCTGCTTGTGAAGAGCCATTGTTCCACTCTTTTGTTCACCAAAACCTTCATCAGTACCATTAATTTCATGTTTACATGAATTTCAGTTTGCTTGTTATCTGCTTTTATCTTCacattattatttacttttggAAAAAGGAAATCCATGGCTTGATTGTAGCCCTGATGAATTAGCCCACCACACCGCAGCCCTCTACCAAAGCCTCTTCCTCTTTGTAGCTCAAGCAAAACTGGTAAATATTGGAGAATATGATTTATATTGAGAAACTAAATCTTACAagcttaaatttttaagaaaattgaaaagttgGCATGGTATTAGAACCTCAATTGGTCATATATTTATTTCctcaatttattaaattcaCAATGAAGCCCAAAAAGAGAGGCTACACTTCCTATAAGTccaaattttaggaaaattggtagttcgATAAATAAATGAGGAATGACATGAGGAGTGACTTCCTAGGTATTACATGCATGTAGAGCTAGGTAACTGAAAAGAAATATGtttaatctctctctctctctctctcaccatGATTTTAACTACCAAGTGGAATGGCAAAGAACCAAATTGACGGAGGAATACGTTTATTTCcaactttccattttttttctaaggaaAAGAAGGAGACCAACCCAAATTGATTGAGGAATACAATTATTCCCAACTTCCCTTATATTTTCTAAGGAAAAGAAGGAGAAcaactttttaacattttctcttttcttctttactactattattatttttttctttatccaaAATGtaagaaattcattttctttaatatatttttcttttttttcctttctttagtAGTTTTCAGTAACTAACTCCCGATCTTATTCTACTGATAATGTCTAATTTAGATTCAAGAAGACACTAAGGAAATCAACATTATTATTCACATAATTCACAGACCGAGCTAACAGATTCTCCTGTCTTCCTCCACTCTTTATGAgcattacaaatatattaagCTTACATCATCAAACCTTCTATGGTTTGTCACTGCAGACTGTAACCTAATACATAATCTTGGAACATCCCCTCAGACTGAATAACAGGAGTGGAATCCCAAGAGTGTGAGGATGCCGATTTTGTGTCAAAGTCATTAGACCACCAAGCCAAGCTGTCCTTGGAGCCATATATTTCAGTCATCTGCTCTTCCTGTGGAAGGAAACCAACCATTTTGTTATTAAGGAAGTCATCAAGCTCAGCTTGAAAGGTTGATACTGCTTGTTGTCCAATGTTGGATTGGTCTACACCATCTGGTTTAGACATAATAGGTGCACCAACCATATTTTCGCTGTTGTAGGCCATCGAACTGTCTGAGGAGGGCAAAACATTTAAAGATTTCTCAAATTCATCTCCCTTTGGATTGTTGATTTTCGGATGCTCTTGTTGAAGTGTGATGGAAGCAGTGGGCGGTTCATAGAACCCAGACTTCTGTTCTTGTCCCATCTGGTCAGAACTAGGTGCGGTATGTTGCATCAGAGGGCTGGGGAGCTCATTCTGGAGGTTCTGGATCAGCTTTTCTTGGAGGGGATGCAGCTTGGGCCACAGTGCAGGATTATTGTAGAAAGCAAAGGGGTGTTGCAGGCTCTGAAGCTGCATATGGAGCTGCAGTCTTTCAAGGGCAGAATTGCTTAAGGCCTGTGAATATGGATTATCTTCTACACCAGTTGCATCTTTAGGGTCCTGACCTGCAACCGAAAGTCGATTGAAATGAGATTGTTTACGCTTTCCAAGCAACTTCTTCTTCAGTCTTGTGTTCCAGTAGTTCTTAATGTCATTATCTGTTCTTCCAGGCAATTGGGCTGCAATTACCGACCACCTAGAAGTAGAGGAAATTCGAAAAAAGATCAGCTTTTATACCAAGAAGAGAATttgagggggggggggggggggggggactgAAGGGTATAGAAAGCAAAGCCACATAAAAGGATTTGAATCAATCATGAGCTTAGTAAGTTAGTATATCAGAAAAACCATCAtggacaaaaaaaagaaaaaaactgaaGTAACTTAGGCTAAAatttatagagagagaaagagagagagagacctgcTACCAATACTTATATAGAGGTTGCAGATGATGCTGTCTTCCTCTTCAGAGAATCCACCATGCTTGATGTTAGGTCTCAAGTAATTCAACCATCTCAGTCTGCAACTTTTTCCACATCTCTTAAGTCCtgtgaattaaattaatttccaCCAGAAAGGCATACAAATAACTTTTAGAATGTGCAAAATTCCAAACAGGAAGAAAGACACAGataaaaaagagaggaagaggaggaaagagagagagagagagagagagagagaaatgcaTGTATACCTATTTTCTGGGGAAGAGCAATCCAGTTGCCTCCAGTACCATATTGCTCAATGTAAGTTTTAAGCTTAGCATCCTCTTCAGGAGACCATGGTCCCTTCTTCACATTGGCTTTGTCACAGCATGGAGCTCGACCCATCTCTATGTTTTCCTCTTTCCTCTCTTTCCTCTCTTTCCCCAGCTAATCTGATAGAATATATCAGAAGAAAACTGTCTCTGCTTGTTTGGAAAATCTGCAAAGAGGAAGACCGACCTTTATAGGTAGGAAGAGTGGCTGATGTGATGCTTATGGGGACAAAAAAGTCTTACACCTCACCCTCTCCCTTCTCAATATTCAAATATCTCTCTTCTAGGGTTTGTTCAAGgtcgtctctctctctctctctctgccttTTGGATTAGTTCGCTTATACAACCAGACAAAGTATAACACgaatttcttcttctcttatCATTTTAAATTGGGAAGCTTCttcctttcatttatttatcatttgaatCCAATGCTACAGGTAATATGAGCAAAAAGAAGCCTCCATCCTCTATGCTTCTTGCCAACATCCTCTATGCTTCTTGCCAACATCCTCTATGCTTCTTGCCAACATCCTCGATATGTAAGAGAAATTTACACGGCCATTGGCCGTcctgaaattttaatgaaaaaggaATATCAACCCCCTTGACAATACCAAATTATAATCATCTGAATTCGGATGCATTTTTCTAGACCATGCATTGCTGTACATGGTTCTTGATGAGTGTTTCTTagggaaaacaaaacaaaacacatCCCACCAATTCATTTTTCAATGAAGCGAGTTTCGGAAAACTTGCATAACTATAATATGGGGGTGCCCTAGACAAAAGTAGACATGGTCACACAACATGTTAATGTCATTTCTACCAAAACCTTCACAACTAGGCAGGTTCAAGGTCTTGCAAAAAGTGTGTTGGGTAGGTTTGAATCGAGATTTCGCCCTCAATTATCCGAGTTGCAGCCAATCAGAGCATCACAAGGTTCTCTAATTATTGAGGAAAGAAGAACCCTACTGGCCAAGTTGGCTAGGGTTTGCATTAAAGTATTGAGGGAAGGCAATATTTAAGGAGAATGGAAGAAAACACCAAAAGGAAAGGCATGAAAATTCAAAGCTTTTGGAGAGGAGCACCATTCATTGACCTCGGTTTCATACTCTAATATTTGTATGAGCAATTTTATATTGAAGAATACATGAAAGAGGTCAAGAACCCCACCCACACAGAAGTAACAAGAGGAAAACTATCAAAGTTTGAAAGCACTCACTTCTACAAATACTAATTTCTTATTCATCAAATGGAGTCAGATCTTTGGGATGAAGAAAACATGCTTCTGCTTGTCTTTCTCTCAACCCTAGAATCTCCGCCCATTGGCACTGCATTTCATCATCAGCAAGACCAAAAACTTAAAAAGTCTCTAAGGAGAGCTGGTGAAGGTGGTCCTGATGATAAGAGGATAAACATGGATCACTACTGactaaatacaaaaaataatgtgGAATTATTGTACTAACCCTTGCTAGTTTTCGATCCGCTCATCAAAAATTGGTCTAACAGGCctgtttcttatatatatatatatcctttacCTTTTTTGGTAGCAAATGGTCTGGTCGAGCAGAGACATCATGACAGCTGCCTTCTTCCTACAGAGTTGCGAAATAAACTTGATTTAGGGTTACAATGAAATTGTTGTGAATTGTGATGAGTGTACGTAAGTTTCAAATCTAGcctttgaggaattttttttttttttttttttttttttttggagtctTTGGCAATTAGAAGCTAAAATTGAAGCCAGATCATAAATTCAAGTCAAAAATGGTATTTGGAAAGTCTGAAACAACTTCCAAAATAAGCCAAAATGGGAATTCCAGGCCACATTAATTTACTTTTTCAAGTTAGAAAcccattttaataaataaaaatatctaaaacacGTGTATAAATTTTAATGGAACTTTAAGACTTATGGTAAGTTTGATTCGAGAAAGtactaatgaaagaaaaaaaaatgctatgaaaaattatattctcatatttggtttcatcacaaaaaatatgaaaaaaaaaaattaaatataattaaaattagttagaaaattatacattttaaaattatttgaaatttatataattgaggaaaataagtgaaataaatatgaagaagcgtacaaaaataatttattaactttgaatctattttctattttccttagttttttatttctttccacttttcttctttattttcttccctttatatttttctttctgaaAACAGAACATAACCTAAAAGAAAAACTGTCAACTTTTTTGAAATCAATATATATCAggttttagttatttatttttaagaaaacaaattattctctatttatGATCTTACTCACAAGAGCTTGTGCCCGTAAAGATTAATGTTTGGAAAAGAATGTCCTGAAATACTTTGGAGAACTACTATTTCATAACTAATATAAGTAGTtccaaatatatatgaaatttaattgaaggtTGTTTTACAACCCCGACTTTGAGTTGTTAGgctaattaatattttttttaaaaaaaaactacagaATTAATGGATTAAGCTTATGCATTTAAAGGTTCAATCAGGCAAACACAAATACGCACAAATCTAGCATGTCACAAGATGTTATCCTCTTGTTATTCCCGAACCACCCATCCCTTCCTTCCCCTTCGCCCGGCCGGTGAGGTTTGATGGAGATTAGACCTTTCAAACGAATAAGTATTGAAATGATGGGAAGAAAAGAGAGTatcaaatttaagaattttaggTGAGGATCATTACAATGAGAATTAGATATCAATCCCTTGTCTTCACAAACTCTTGGATAAAGTTTAATTACCTATGCAAGTTCCCagtataaatttttcttaatctttttcaaataaaagcaataatatcGAAACATGACAAATAAATTCTCTTAAAACATTaagttaatattttcttttaatgacAAGTTATATTTGTtagattataaaatttgaatcagTTTTATTATGTTTTGCTCGGAATGTTAGGAGTACTTGGTACTACGATCATTGGAGGAACAATACCTAACCCTCAGGATGCTCCAAAGTCTTTTCGATTGCTCGTTTGAAAACTACGATCTTTGGCTTTGGAATTGAATCATTTCCTTGTATCTAAAAAGAACTTCCATATTAATAAGAAGGAAGTTTAATCGAATTGAACTGAATcagaatttttcttttatgattaaTCGCTATAGACATCAACAACTCCGAATTGAATCAGTTTCCCCTCAACAAATAAGTGTCCGAGTTGCCTGATCAACTCGTAGGGGTCGAGCTCCCTACTAAGCTCATAGGTATCAAGCTACTCAGTTAGCTCATAGAGGTTGAAGGGGATAGTCCtctttgaagaatttttttttttttatgataattgaCGAGTTTAtctctattatatatttaaaccttttttgtttaaaattttattttttagaaagtatagCAATAACCGAAAGTTTTACTATTGTAACTCTTTTTATTCGTTTTTATTAATGGATTATTGAGTGTTAGTGCACTCCATGGATGTAAGGATACATTAATCGTCGAATCAcataaaaatcttgttttttttctttattttctatttgtgtGTATACGTGGTTTATTAACAATAgttatatgtttttcttttatattccaTGGTGTggatacatttttttctttaagatgCATGGTAGTGCTTACACTATGCATAATTTGTTATgggttttaaaaatgatattgtcACACGTAGGAGAGATTTTCCCGCCTCTACATTACTTCAGTACTTCAATTTTAGTGTGAGGTAATTGGTTCCTGCAAACCTTATTTGCTACATCTCCCTCTTTGTCAGGGATCAACAAActcataattaataatatttataagtaACATAAGTATTTTCCGTTCACATGCCATTTTCTTTGAAtcatcaattatttaatatataggAATATAAATCACGGTCAGCCTAAAACCTAAGCTCTGGTGAATCTAAGGATTTGATAACGTAgctattaaattattaatttaacctAAAAATGTAAGTTATTAAATACTCAAATTAAGAATctcaataaagaaaagaatttgatAACTTTACCATGTGCATCCGATGATTACGGTCTCCCTCTTTTCCAAGGATCATGGGTTGAAAGCTCTTAAAGTTTACTCAACCTCTCCTTATGAGCTTCAATAAATTAagctttaaatatgttttccaCCCCCTTTCCTTCTTAGTCACATGATTCTTATTGTTTCATAATTAAGAGTTCAATTAAGgcctaaattttcttaaattgttTCCGCAAGGCTTCCAAAACCAACATACACATCTTTAAACGATCAATTTTTAGTTTGAACACAGTACTCACAATGACCTTCAATCCTAATCTATAACCTTGCtctaaacttaaaaaaaaaaaaaagaaaaaaaaaagatataaagaatctagtcaaaaatgtttttgaaaacatgtttctaatttttaaacacaaaaaagTTAGTTTAATATTAATCTAAAGTGTTTTCAAGaatttttgtataatattttgataaacgattaaaaatatagagaatattttGAGAACTTTTGCATTACACATATATGTaccattatgaaaaaaaaaaaaaaaaaagtcaaaattccCTAACAAAATTGTATTTATGAAGGCAATTAAGAACTCTTTAGAAGAACTAatcttaaaaagtattttttgataacaattttcaaaaacattgcAAAAAAAAGTCCCATAATGGTTACAAGTCTCCCAACACAATCAACCTCCATAATTAATCTTATCTACAAGTGCCACATATCTGAAACAACCCATGTTAGCAAGTTCCAACTtaaattttcatccttattttaaattaacaatgAACACTTTATAGAGTATACTTATGGGAGGGACTTATTTCTAAGAGCTTAATTGGTTGCATGATACTATATGCCGAATGGAATGTTAGTTGTAAATATGTAATTAAGAATATTGTCATCAAAGATTACTATAAGATCATGTATCATTCGTCACTAGGGTTGACAAACATGAAATATAGACTCATGGATTATGTATCATCATATGTTAATGATATGCGAAGTTGCttgaaaaaagacaaaatataaTGACTTTTTGATTAATTTGGATTGAAAATAAGTAGCACCCAGGTGCCTTTTACGTAAAATAATCAACAAGTATGCTACTAACAGACGCAGTTGCTGAGCTCAATGTGGCCTCAACCCCTTCTCCAAGTTATCTAACATTTGTCAACCCAtctctctttttaaattttttttactaacaaCCCTGCAACCTTTTAGCATCCAATGAATTGACTTTGCTCTTATCACAATTATTTTGATTCATCTTTATGGAGGACAAGCCTCCTTGGAAAGACCACTGTTGGGGGCTCAATTATTGCCAAATGCAATTCTTTAAGGACCTTTTCTAGATcacaaaaatattggaaatatgctaaataaataataaaataaaattctacttttcttgtttgatttaccataaaaaaaaagaattataaattCATTCTCTAcatataaaatagaagaaaaaaaattggaagaccATTTGAGTAGATTTATTATAGAAATTTATTCCTTATATAgaataggaaaaaataaaaataaattagaagaaTATTTGAGAAagatttattaagtttaaatatattttttcttttttctttctcccaaTATTTTCCTTACAACCTTCCAAACAAATTTGgagtttttatgtttttatgttaAAGGGAATAGCATTTAAGACATGTATGAGTAAAAAGttgtgaaagaaaaagaatacaaattattattattatttttggtctAGGTGAAAAagttaagaaagaaaaagattatatcatatcaaaataaaaaaataaaaattaaaaaaaaatctataatctTTAAAATCCTCAAAACCCCAATTAACAAACTAATTTGCAGCCTCAAAAGTAGTAAAACGTGTACTTGATTACTCACATCTAAAAGGCActttgatttaaatataaaaaggagGCTACACCTATAATCTcctttttatttacataaaattatgCCCCTCAACTCAACTGCTTCCATAAGATTGAAGACATTTGGGAAAGTCCACTTTTAAAAATTGGGATCTCTGATTTACCAAACCCAGAGATTAGAAATTTACATCGAGGTTTACACGTGTAAGGAGTGACCTGGCACGTGGGAAGATTGACCTTAAAACGTAGGTCAAAGGCGCGTATTAGGTAATGTCGATTGGCGTCATAGAAATTGGCCTTAACAGAGTTGGTGTCACCCCATTATATAAATCAATGGGTTTATACCCTTATCGGAGAATCAAGTCAACTGGATATTTGaatgtcttttatttttccttggtTTGGTAGCTATTGGGGCCTACCATAATCACCCAATATTCTAAATCTTGAAATCACTCTTTCATACTATGTGTTAATTCCTTTATATTTTAGGTAAAAAGTTTAAATgtcaatttttcaatttttttttaaaaaaaaattaaattactttttatctCCATTTATTGGcttctgattttttttaattttttttttatgaatttcacattggtaaaagtgtaattttccttttaaatttttaatgataattgtagttttttttttttttttttttttttgtatttccctacaatcacaaaaaaatttaaagaaaaatatgaaaagaaataagCC
Proteins encoded in this window:
- the LOC117924930 gene encoding protein DETOXIFICATION 16-like isoform X1; this translates as MDGEDQKPSLESPLISQEAVFHSRNGAKREEILGEVKKQLKIAGPLMLVNVLLYSLQVISVMFVGHLGELSLSGACMATSFASVTGFSLMIGMGSALDTFCGQSFGAKQYHMLGVHKQRAMVVLLLVSIPVAFIWNNTGHILASLGQDPEISAEAGLYAHFMIPSIFAFALLQCHIRFLQAQNTVVPMMITTGFTTLLHIFACWMLVFKSGLGNKGAALANAISYWINVLLLAIYIRISPSCKKTWTGFSMQAFHDVLKFLRLAIPSAVMICLTIWSFEMMVLLSGLLPNPKLETSVLSISLNTSSVIFMIPFGFSGTISIRVSNELGAGRPQAAQLAIYVVLFMVAIEGILVATALILGRNFWGYSYSNEASVVKYVGEMMLLLAISHFFDGIQSVLSGVVRGSGKQKIGALVNLGAYYLVGVPLGVVIAFVYHGGGKGLWTGVIVSLFVQTISLAIVILCTNWEKEAKKAIDRVYDSMAL
- the LOC117925527 gene encoding transcription factor MYB36; this encodes MGRAPCCDKANVKKGPWSPEEDAKLKTYIEQYGTGGNWIALPQKIGLKRCGKSCRLRWLNYLRPNIKHGGFSEEEDSIICNLYISIGSRWSVIAAQLPGRTDNDIKNYWNTRLKKKLLGKRKQSHFNRLSVAGQDPKDATGVEDNPYSQALSNSALERLQLHMQLQSLQHPFAFYNNPALWPKLHPLQEKLIQNLQNELPSPLMQHTAPSSDQMGQEQKSGFYEPPTASITLQQEHPKINNPKGDEFEKSLNVLPSSDSSMAYNSENMVGAPIMSKPDGVDQSNIGQQAVSTFQAELDDFLNNKMVGFLPQEEQMTEIYGSKDSLAWWSNDFDTKSASSHSWDSTPVIQSEGMFQDYVLGYSLQ
- the LOC117924930 gene encoding protein DETOXIFICATION 16-like isoform X2 — protein: MDGEDQKPSLESPLISQEAVFHSRNGAKREEILGEVKKQLKIAGPLMLVNVLLYSLQVISVMFVGHLGELSLSGACMATSFASVTGFSLMIGMGSALDTFCGQSFGAKQYHMLGVHKQRAMVVLLLVSIPVAFIWNNTGHILASLGQDPEISAEAGLYAHFMIPSIFAFALLQCHIRFLQAQNTVVPMMITTGFTTLLHIFACWMLVFKSGLGNKGAALANAISYWINVLLLAIYIRISPSCKKTWTGFSMQAFHDVLKFLRLAIPSAVMICLTIWSFEMMVLLSGLLPNPKLETSVLSISLNTSSVIFMIPFGFSGTISIRVSNELGAGRPQAAQLAIYVVLFMVAIEGILVATALILGRNFWGYSYSNEASVVKYVGEMMLLLAISHFFDGIQSVLSGVVRGSGKQKIGALVNLGAYYLVGVPLGVVIAFVYHGGGKAKKAIDRVYDSMAL